One genomic segment of Paenibacillus xylanexedens includes these proteins:
- a CDS encoding phosphopantetheine-binding protein, with protein MTVNYEVEMDEIKQTIKQTLLIDRLKLEDITAEEITDDMILFGEELGLDSVEAFEVMVGMEEIYGVMVEDLPATELQIHLKNVQSIAELIMARKTKGTRGQ; from the coding sequence ATGACAGTGAATTACGAGGTAGAGATGGATGAGATCAAACAGACAATCAAACAAACGTTGTTAATTGATCGGCTCAAACTGGAGGACATCACCGCAGAGGAAATTACGGATGACATGATTTTGTTCGGTGAAGAACTGGGACTGGACTCTGTGGAGGCGTTCGAGGTTATGGTTGGTATGGAAGAAATATATGGCGTGATGGTCGAGGACCTTCCCGCGACAGAGTTACAGATCCATCTGAAAAATGTGCAATCTATTGCCGAACTGATTATGGCCAGAAAGACCAAAGGAACGCGAGGCCAATGA
- a CDS encoding ATP-binding protein: MNKRTSFLYYIIPVMLFFLIFTVLILFELPSNQMNAEVQDGRLTITSEALSSGEGSRLDGEWAFYWKQLLEPKDFASERTGPVSYVNVPESWRNYEISGHKLDNTGFATYRLVVDLPEQDIELGLLTSGITSAHRLWINGKLVSESGIVGRTLKESSSYKVPALIRMEAGQTQADIIIQVSNYTHRKAGLFGSLTIGEYNQLNQSMKYKMVSESMIIGCMLIMGLYHILLYALLRKNRESLYFGLICILLAMKNSSDSQYILSELIPGMSGDTFLKIEYLGFLGSSPLALLFCYSIFPNEMSKRLRIFWIPGLLFTLFILFTPTQVYTKFALFMQAYAILIGIVIIQNVVRAAMKKLAGAHWMLAGTIVFFITVVNDILMNNGIIQTGIYFSYGLLFLILCLSIIVSTKFSNAMKTNERLSSRLLELDRVKDEFLANTSHELRTPLNGIIGLTQSLLHSMDDRLEDNQRMHLNMIVSSGQRMSFLINDILDYALLKNNDVRLNRTKINLHQLVQVVLTVVKPLITGRDLLLHNRIDPHFPPIEADENRMQQILFNLVGNAIKYTPSGHIVIRAQIVQGDVEIQVEDTGIGIPEDKFAMIFNPFEKLESIDNTGTGLGLKITKQLVELHGGEIKVQSKVNQGSLFSFTIRQHKKNVPTALPDKQNNEFIQNGVSTLRSVAEAKAASSHALNREVSSAKESEIQPYRVLIVDDEPVNLQVVIQQLAPLACVFEIANSGTEVLARMNELQNFDLVITDMMMVGMSGYELCGLIRERYSLIELPILIMTASNRDDTITACFAAGANDYISKPIGRNELISRVRTLLLLKRSAQELSLNAQQLEELNQQLSELNTNLEHRIQNRTVELEQKNKDMGRLELSRRRLLSDISHELRTPMTAIQGYVEAIVSGLVDNEEDQKVYLQMVLVKALGLNRLIHDLFELSRLESGKSEMIFIMMSLQELMDTIQDKFRLDIARADMSYEFQMNITTAQRSDYQVVIDMDRITQVLTNLVFNAIQHTGAGGMIRLQCSIEEWENDGDSPGRLTIRVEDNGAGIMEESLPFVFDRFFREKHDRHVVQGSGIGLAIAKEIIQYHDGNIHVESEVGKGSSFYFTLPLYVLD; encoded by the coding sequence ATGAATAAACGTACTTCTTTCCTGTATTACATCATCCCTGTTATGCTATTTTTTCTGATTTTTACGGTACTGATCTTGTTCGAATTACCTTCTAATCAGATGAATGCAGAAGTTCAGGATGGGCGTTTAACGATTACCAGTGAAGCTCTGTCCTCTGGAGAAGGAAGTCGGTTAGATGGCGAGTGGGCATTCTATTGGAAACAATTGCTGGAGCCCAAGGATTTTGCCAGTGAACGAACCGGTCCGGTAAGTTACGTTAATGTTCCAGAATCTTGGAGGAATTATGAAATCAGTGGGCATAAGCTGGATAATACGGGATTCGCCACGTATCGTCTGGTGGTGGATTTACCTGAGCAAGATATAGAGCTGGGATTACTAACCTCAGGGATAACTTCCGCACACCGATTGTGGATTAATGGCAAACTGGTATCCGAAAGTGGGATTGTCGGACGAACGTTAAAGGAATCTTCCTCATATAAGGTGCCTGCTCTAATCCGAATGGAGGCAGGGCAGACCCAAGCTGATATTATTATTCAAGTTTCGAACTATACACATCGAAAAGCGGGTCTGTTTGGCTCTCTAACGATCGGTGAATATAATCAATTGAATCAATCCATGAAATACAAAATGGTATCCGAGAGCATGATTATTGGCTGCATGTTGATTATGGGGCTCTACCATATCCTGTTGTATGCATTGTTGCGCAAAAATCGGGAGTCTCTGTATTTTGGTCTGATCTGCATTCTGCTGGCCATGAAGAACAGCTCTGATTCCCAGTACATTTTATCAGAGCTTATTCCGGGAATGAGTGGTGATACGTTCCTTAAAATTGAGTATTTAGGCTTCTTGGGCAGCTCTCCACTTGCTCTACTTTTTTGTTACTCCATTTTCCCCAACGAGATGTCCAAACGATTACGTATATTTTGGATTCCAGGGTTGCTGTTCACTTTGTTTATCCTGTTCACACCTACTCAGGTATATACGAAGTTTGCATTGTTCATGCAGGCATACGCGATTCTGATCGGGATTGTGATCATTCAAAATGTGGTCCGAGCTGCCATGAAAAAACTTGCTGGGGCACACTGGATGCTGGCAGGTACCATCGTATTCTTCATTACCGTAGTGAATGATATTTTAATGAATAACGGTATAATTCAAACAGGAATCTATTTCTCATATGGTCTTCTCTTTCTCATTCTTTGTCTGTCGATTATTGTATCCACCAAATTTTCCAATGCCATGAAAACCAATGAACGTTTATCTTCGCGCCTGCTTGAATTGGATCGGGTAAAAGATGAGTTTCTGGCCAATACCTCCCACGAGCTTCGTACACCGCTCAACGGAATTATCGGGCTTACGCAGTCGTTGCTACACAGCATGGATGACCGGTTGGAAGATAACCAGCGAATGCATCTGAACATGATCGTCTCAAGTGGTCAACGTATGTCTTTTCTGATTAACGATATTCTGGATTATGCACTTCTTAAAAATAACGATGTACGTCTGAATCGAACCAAAATAAACCTACACCAATTGGTTCAGGTGGTCCTCACCGTGGTTAAACCGCTCATTACTGGTAGGGATCTTCTATTACACAATCGAATTGATCCCCATTTTCCACCGATCGAAGCAGATGAGAATCGAATGCAGCAAATTTTGTTTAATCTGGTCGGCAATGCGATCAAGTACACACCATCGGGTCATATCGTGATTCGTGCACAGATTGTGCAGGGTGATGTGGAAATTCAGGTAGAGGATACAGGGATTGGCATACCGGAGGATAAATTTGCAATGATTTTCAATCCATTCGAAAAGCTGGAATCCATTGATAACACGGGTACCGGACTTGGACTAAAAATCACCAAGCAACTTGTCGAGCTGCATGGAGGAGAGATTAAAGTACAGTCGAAAGTGAATCAAGGCTCCCTTTTCTCGTTCACCATCAGGCAGCATAAGAAGAATGTTCCAACTGCGCTACCGGATAAGCAAAACAATGAATTCATTCAGAACGGCGTAAGCACCCTTCGTTCTGTTGCAGAAGCTAAGGCAGCAAGTTCACATGCTCTTAATAGGGAAGTCAGTTCCGCGAAAGAATCGGAGATCCAACCTTATCGTGTATTAATTGTGGACGATGAGCCCGTTAACCTGCAGGTGGTGATTCAGCAGCTTGCACCACTGGCATGTGTGTTTGAAATTGCGAACAGTGGCACTGAAGTGCTAGCGCGTATGAATGAGTTGCAGAATTTCGATCTGGTGATCACGGATATGATGATGGTTGGCATGTCGGGATATGAACTATGCGGATTGATCAGGGAGCGCTACAGTCTGATTGAGTTACCTATTCTAATTATGACAGCAAGTAATCGAGATGATACAATTACAGCTTGTTTTGCCGCCGGAGCCAATGATTATATATCAAAACCGATTGGACGTAATGAACTCATAAGCCGTGTACGCACACTGTTGTTGTTAAAAAGGTCTGCTCAGGAGCTGAGTCTGAACGCACAGCAGCTTGAAGAGTTGAATCAGCAGTTATCCGAGTTAAATACCAACCTGGAGCATCGTATTCAGAATCGTACAGTAGAGCTGGAGCAGAAAAATAAAGATATGGGCCGTCTGGAATTGTCACGCAGACGATTGCTGAGCGATATATCGCATGAACTGCGCACACCGATGACTGCGATTCAGGGTTATGTGGAGGCAATTGTATCCGGATTGGTGGATAATGAAGAGGATCAAAAAGTATATCTGCAAATGGTCTTAGTGAAGGCGCTGGGGCTGAATCGTCTCATTCACGATCTATTCGAGTTGTCCCGACTGGAGTCGGGCAAGTCTGAAATGATCTTTATCATGATGAGCTTGCAGGAGTTAATGGATACCATTCAGGACAAATTCAGGCTGGACATCGCACGTGCTGACATGAGCTACGAGTTTCAGATGAACATTACGACTGCTCAGCGAAGTGATTATCAAGTCGTGATTGATATGGATCGGATTACTCAGGTGTTGACCAATCTGGTGTTTAACGCGATTCAGCATACAGGTGCAGGTGGAATGATTCGTCTTCAGTGTTCCATTGAGGAATGGGAAAATGACGGTGATTCTCCAGGACGACTTACCATCCGTGTGGAGGACAATGGAGCGGGTATTATGGAAGAGTCACTGCCATTTGTATTTGATCGCTTTTTCCGTGAGAAACATGATCGGCATGTGGTTCAGGGCAGTGGTATTGGACTTGCGATTGCGAAGGAAATTATTCAGTATCATGATGGAAACATACACGTAGAAAGTGAAGTCGGAAAAGGGAGTTCTTTTTATTTCACGCTGCCTCTGTATGTTCTGGATTAG
- a CDS encoding serine hydrolase domain-containing protein, whose protein sequence is MSSFIRKIFGKMILLVLLLGMILGATGLGTMPLSAAVSNPGLNSGKLEQGVVANLEDTDQLTAFMDGMMDVQMRSLQIPGAVISIVKDGEILLSKGYGHSNIEENKPVDPKTSLFRIASTTKLFTWTAVMQLVEAGKLDLDTDINTYLKTVKIPKTYEEPITLRHLMTHTAGFEEGGVGYQITTDPGKLPVSIAETMAKHMPARVKPPGEMLSYSNYGASLAGLIVEEVSGVAYNDYIQKNILDPLGMNYSTVEEPVPASLEPYAVLGYARANGEFVTKRPTYEGGFRPAGSGSVSANDMAHFMIAHLQDGRYEDKQMLKPETAKLMHSPAFQFDERLPAMDLGFYELNMNGLRVISHGGADELFNTALYLVPDKKVGIFVSYSGGEGGTAAEGLAQAFFERYYPVHATEQPNETSIELGESLEKYAGSYQFTRRNHTKIDKFFSFLTQINIEVSDNRLFIGSGADQQVYTPIGVNLFQEVGGTHQMGFRTDAEGEVTYLFLDILNPMPLEPAPLMNQSKFWLLLLGISVVLFITVLHGFVYRRREIRVMPKAQKWAVRLAAITSIWGLLTLGATLLVMNMDLIDRLSHIPLSLRLYLFMPVILVGLTAAIFIMSVLAWKNQYWTLLKRVHYTFVMVAAVILSLFFYHWNLLGWHFG, encoded by the coding sequence ATGTCATCGTTCATAAGAAAGATTTTTGGGAAAATGATTTTACTGGTGTTATTGTTAGGCATGATATTAGGGGCAACTGGATTAGGGACCATGCCACTATCGGCAGCAGTATCCAATCCGGGATTAAATTCGGGTAAATTGGAGCAAGGAGTCGTAGCTAATCTGGAGGATACTGATCAGTTAACGGCATTCATGGATGGGATGATGGATGTGCAAATGCGATCTTTACAAATTCCAGGCGCAGTCATTTCGATTGTGAAGGATGGGGAGATCCTGCTCTCCAAAGGGTACGGACATTCGAACATCGAAGAAAATAAACCCGTTGATCCCAAAACCAGCTTATTTCGAATTGCTTCAACAACAAAGCTGTTCACATGGACCGCCGTGATGCAATTGGTTGAGGCGGGCAAGCTTGATCTCGATACAGATATCAACACCTATCTGAAAACGGTGAAAATACCGAAAACCTATGAGGAACCGATTACATTGCGCCATCTCATGACCCATACCGCAGGATTCGAGGAGGGCGGTGTAGGTTACCAGATCACTACCGATCCGGGGAAACTTCCCGTCTCTATTGCTGAAACGATGGCAAAACATATGCCTGCAAGGGTTAAGCCACCAGGCGAGATGCTGTCGTATTCCAATTATGGCGCCTCACTCGCGGGACTTATCGTCGAAGAGGTCAGCGGTGTTGCCTATAATGACTATATACAGAAAAATATACTTGATCCGCTGGGCATGAATTATTCTACGGTAGAGGAGCCTGTTCCAGCGTCTCTGGAACCTTATGCCGTCCTTGGATACGCCCGAGCCAACGGCGAGTTTGTAACCAAACGGCCAACGTATGAGGGAGGATTCCGTCCTGCGGGATCAGGAAGCGTCTCGGCGAACGATATGGCTCATTTCATGATTGCCCATCTTCAAGACGGGCGATATGAAGATAAACAAATGCTCAAGCCGGAAACAGCCAAGCTCATGCATTCTCCGGCATTCCAGTTTGATGAACGTTTACCCGCCATGGATCTGGGCTTTTACGAGTTGAATATGAATGGACTGCGTGTGATCTCTCATGGAGGTGCCGATGAGCTGTTTAATACAGCGCTTTATCTTGTACCGGACAAAAAAGTGGGCATCTTTGTTTCCTATAGTGGAGGGGAAGGCGGAACGGCAGCAGAAGGGTTGGCGCAAGCCTTTTTTGAACGATACTATCCTGTACATGCAACTGAGCAGCCTAATGAAACTTCTATTGAATTAGGGGAGTCTCTGGAAAAATATGCAGGCTCTTATCAATTTACACGCCGTAATCACACAAAGATCGATAAGTTTTTCAGTTTTCTGACTCAAATCAATATCGAGGTTTCGGATAACCGACTGTTTATTGGAAGTGGTGCAGATCAGCAAGTATATACTCCGATTGGCGTGAATTTATTCCAGGAGGTCGGAGGGACACATCAGATGGGGTTCCGCACCGATGCAGAGGGCGAGGTCACGTATCTGTTTCTGGATATATTAAACCCAATGCCGCTGGAACCTGCACCGTTAATGAACCAATCGAAGTTCTGGCTCCTCTTGCTCGGCATTTCGGTTGTTCTGTTCATCACTGTATTGCATGGATTTGTTTATCGCAGACGCGAAATCAGAGTGATGCCAAAAGCACAGAAATGGGCAGTTCGGTTGGCAGCTATTACGTCTATATGGGGACTATTAACCTTGGGCGCAACACTTCTGGTGATGAACATGGATCTGATTGATCGGCTTAGCCATATTCCACTATCTTTACGTCTCTATCTGTTTATGCCGGTTATCCTTGTAGGGTTGACTGCGGCAATATTCATCATGAGCGTCCTGGCATGGAAAAACCAATATTGGACGTTACTGAAGCGTGTGCACTATACGTTCGTAATGGTAGCAGCAGTGATCTTGAGTTTATTTTTCTATCATTGGAACCTGCTGGGCTGGCATTTTGGTTGA
- a CDS encoding DUF4003 family protein codes for MQQHHAERVELFVSNTQIIKKSFKWQHAMMQRLVALLYAAENKTADGEAILQSHELIKQNTKLFSAFRGNSAISIAAMLSLTTDEETRLADTLHVYDLMKEIKFRNSDYLVIAAYQIATQTSPDQFQPTVERAKSFYDGMKAEHRFLTGQDDYIFAAMLALSDLNVDTGVARMEQLYGELKPEFSSRNSVQALTQVLVLGDDPPDAGARVIALNEAFRKRDLRMDKTYTLPSLGILSLLPSDRESLVDEVAETNDWLRTQKGFGAWSIDKQELLLFSSALVAIQHVENLRNGVLTTAISTSITNIIIAQQAAMAATAAASAAAASSSSSSSN; via the coding sequence ATGCAGCAGCATCATGCAGAACGAGTTGAATTATTTGTTTCCAACACCCAGATCATCAAGAAGTCGTTTAAATGGCAACATGCGATGATGCAACGTCTGGTTGCCCTGCTCTATGCAGCGGAGAATAAAACAGCCGATGGGGAAGCTATTCTTCAAAGCCATGAGTTGATTAAGCAAAACACAAAACTCTTCTCTGCATTCAGAGGTAATTCGGCCATTAGCATTGCTGCCATGCTCTCCCTTACAACGGATGAAGAGACGAGACTGGCAGACACCTTGCATGTCTATGACTTGATGAAAGAGATCAAATTCCGCAACTCCGATTATCTGGTTATTGCCGCCTATCAGATCGCTACTCAGACATCACCTGACCAGTTTCAACCTACGGTGGAGCGAGCCAAATCATTTTATGATGGCATGAAAGCAGAGCATCGCTTCCTCACTGGACAGGATGACTACATTTTCGCTGCCATGTTAGCCCTTTCCGATCTCAACGTAGATACTGGTGTGGCACGCATGGAACAACTCTACGGGGAATTAAAACCAGAGTTCTCTTCCAGAAATAGTGTGCAGGCGTTAACACAGGTCCTGGTTCTTGGAGATGATCCCCCGGATGCAGGTGCTCGTGTGATTGCTTTAAATGAAGCTTTTCGCAAAAGGGATCTTCGAATGGACAAAACGTACACATTACCATCTCTCGGGATACTTTCTCTACTGCCTTCGGACAGAGAGTCATTAGTGGATGAAGTCGCAGAAACAAATGACTGGTTACGGACTCAAAAAGGCTTCGGTGCCTGGTCAATCGACAAACAGGAGTTGCTCCTGTTCTCGTCTGCTCTGGTAGCCATTCAACATGTGGAGAATCTGCGGAACGGTGTGCTTACGACAGCAATCTCAACCAGTATCACAAATATTATCATCGCTCAACAAGCAGCCATGGCCGCAACTGCCGCAGCATCGGCTGCTGCCGCTTCTTCATCATCATCATCATCGAATTGA
- a CDS encoding sensor histidine kinase — MIKTLYVRIICTFLVVIVFSLLTSFFIGIFLFKKEVNHIGQNDMISVGEELIRLYERTQPEDRDAFIKSMVKVSTYPIHLYDVSGNVTFYDLDHTETVEIAPEVVQMVLQGQIYRSPGEVEQTFIGLPFPYKGEPQAMFMQYSPQNENIINRMILLVLMFALLIGSFCILIAARYLVKPIQVLTRATKRLAKGDFNVEIQTKRVDEMGALTQSFNEMASELKQLEQMRQDFVSNVSHEIQTPLTSISGFAMALKNSSLVAEADRNYYLDIIITESGRLSRLSDNLLELASLDSDHHPFEATTYNLDEQIRQVVVTCEPQWSAKGIPIHLELADGIKIRADQDQLNQVWMNLLGNSIKFTPVGGRIEIRTSQSVDGIFFTITDSGIGISPEQLDYVFERFYKTDLSRDRSISGNGLGLAIVKKIVMLHHGTVEMKSQVGVGTTVMVHLPSG; from the coding sequence ATGATCAAAACCTTATATGTTCGTATTATTTGCACGTTTCTGGTCGTCATTGTTTTCAGCTTGCTGACCTCTTTCTTCATCGGGATATTCCTTTTCAAAAAAGAAGTAAATCATATCGGTCAGAATGACATGATTTCTGTAGGGGAGGAACTGATCCGTCTATATGAGCGAACGCAACCTGAGGACAGGGATGCGTTCATCAAAAGTATGGTGAAAGTGTCCACCTATCCCATTCATCTTTATGACGTTTCGGGTAACGTAACCTTTTATGACCTAGACCATACAGAGACCGTTGAAATTGCACCAGAAGTGGTTCAAATGGTGTTGCAGGGCCAGATCTATCGTTCTCCCGGAGAAGTGGAGCAGACGTTCATCGGTCTTCCTTTTCCATACAAAGGGGAACCACAAGCCATGTTTATGCAGTATTCTCCGCAGAACGAAAATATCATTAATCGGATGATTTTATTGGTGTTAATGTTTGCACTGTTGATCGGAAGTTTTTGTATCCTTATTGCTGCAAGGTATTTGGTAAAGCCGATTCAGGTGTTGACGCGGGCAACCAAACGACTGGCGAAGGGTGATTTTAATGTGGAAATCCAAACAAAACGTGTGGACGAAATGGGAGCATTGACGCAGAGTTTCAATGAAATGGCGAGTGAGCTTAAACAGCTGGAACAGATGAGACAGGATTTTGTTTCCAATGTATCTCACGAGATTCAAACGCCGCTGACCTCTATTTCCGGTTTTGCCATGGCTTTGAAAAACAGCAGCCTGGTCGCTGAGGCTGATCGTAACTATTACCTCGATATCATTATTACAGAGAGTGGACGACTATCCAGACTAAGTGATAATCTGCTGGAGCTTGCGTCTCTGGATTCCGATCATCATCCGTTCGAGGCAACCACCTATAATCTTGATGAGCAAATCAGGCAAGTGGTAGTGACTTGCGAGCCTCAATGGTCAGCCAAAGGCATTCCAATTCACTTAGAATTGGCGGACGGTATCAAAATAAGGGCAGATCAGGATCAGCTTAACCAAGTGTGGATGAATTTACTAGGCAACAGCATTAAGTTTACTCCCGTGGGCGGGCGTATCGAAATACGCACGAGCCAGTCTGTGGATGGAATCTTTTTTACGATAACGGATTCGGGTATTGGAATATCGCCAGAGCAACTGGATTATGTTTTCGAACGGTTTTATAAAACAGACCTGTCACGCGATCGTAGCATCAGTGGTAACGGTCTGGGCCTCGCCATCGTCAAAAAAATCGTGATGCTTCATCACGGAACTGTCGAAATGAAAAGCCAGGTAGGCGTGGGGACAACGGTGATGGTTCATTTGCCTTCCGGATGA
- a CDS encoding DUF6713 family protein gives MPDFLLVLFLFNLSLFLLHEMDAIRRSEWKLFMVLKDMEDDKAYRYFTWIHLPMYTIILSLLFSSYQTITFWVLDIFFIIHTVLHFFFEKHPRNEFKNGFSRSLIYPMGIIALIHLIFLII, from the coding sequence ATGCCTGACTTTTTACTGGTTTTATTTTTGTTTAACCTGTCTCTCTTTCTGCTTCACGAAATGGATGCCATCAGGCGGTCCGAGTGGAAATTGTTTATGGTGTTAAAAGATATGGAAGATGATAAAGCCTATAGGTATTTCACTTGGATTCACCTGCCAATGTATACCATCATCCTCTCTCTTCTTTTTAGCTCATATCAGACCATTACATTTTGGGTGCTAGATATCTTTTTCATCATACATACCGTATTACACTTCTTTTTCGAAAAACATCCTCGAAATGAATTTAAAAACGGGTTCTCCAGATCATTGATCTACCCTATGGGAATAATCGCTTTAATTCATTTGATATTCCTAATCATCTAA
- a CDS encoding substrate-binding periplasmic protein, with translation MIRRYDRLCILLLFMLTIGLILSSCTSVSRDAVSTIASPQTETAPSRAAETDITAANAVKGREPRVYTAEELEGYPQDIRDILSRGKLRIGLKVEDRYPFFYTDEEGLLRGSDVELANDIALKLGVKPEYIRTADSFDEVIDQVSSGEVDVGISKLSITLERAKRVLFSNAYLHFKQALLINRLQLAELGKKNEFPDVLTLLQQRGTQIGIVQGTSYVGFTRELFPTHKQIAYKNTSELFDRVRQGEVIAAVYDAFEISRYLDQNPAYSLDLQYVQLEDQDDDIAIAVDPRRMHLHQWINTYLHMQEKNIQRWLENYGI, from the coding sequence ATGATCAGAAGGTACGACCGGCTGTGCATCTTGCTGTTGTTCATGTTAACCATAGGACTTATCCTCTCATCCTGTACAAGCGTATCCCGAGACGCTGTATCAACCATAGCAAGTCCGCAGACTGAAACGGCTCCGTCTCGGGCAGCAGAAACGGACATCACAGCAGCTAATGCAGTTAAGGGAAGGGAACCAAGAGTTTATACTGCGGAAGAATTAGAAGGATATCCGCAAGATATTCGGGATATTTTGAGCAGGGGCAAGCTGAGGATTGGATTGAAGGTAGAGGACCGTTATCCGTTCTTTTACACCGATGAAGAAGGGTTACTGCGCGGGAGCGATGTTGAGCTTGCCAACGACATCGCTCTTAAACTTGGAGTTAAACCGGAGTATATCCGAACAGCGGATTCTTTCGATGAAGTGATTGATCAGGTGTCTTCCGGGGAGGTGGATGTCGGCATATCCAAATTGAGTATCACCCTGGAGCGGGCGAAGCGAGTACTGTTCTCCAATGCGTATCTGCATTTCAAACAAGCACTGCTGATTAACCGCCTTCAACTTGCGGAGCTCGGCAAAAAAAACGAATTTCCCGATGTGCTAACGCTGCTTCAGCAACGTGGAACACAGATCGGCATTGTTCAAGGCACGTCTTACGTAGGTTTCACACGTGAGCTCTTCCCCACGCATAAACAGATTGCCTACAAGAATACTTCCGAATTGTTTGATCGTGTGCGGCAAGGCGAAGTGATCGCTGCAGTCTATGATGCATTTGAAATTTCACGTTATTTGGATCAAAACCCAGCCTACTCCCTTGACCTTCAATATGTGCAGCTGGAGGATCAGGATGACGATATTGCCATCGCCGTTGATCCGCGCCGCATGCATCTCCACCAGTGGATCAATACGTATCTTCACATGCAGGAGAAGAACATTCAGCGCTGGCTTGAAAACTATGGCATCTGA
- a CDS encoding SDR family oxidoreductase has translation MTFRDHVVVVTGVSRGIGRAIALRFIAEGAIVAGIYVRDDAAADRLTEAVSAAGGRMRLFKGSVADHAFVADVMKEVFDTFGRVDVLINNAGRSSDQMALRMEEQQWNEVLDTNYVGACYCSQEAVSYMVLQDSGSIINLVSVSGIYGREGQSNYAASKGALMGLTKLYARLYASHNIQVSAIAPGMIDTEMTEEVSQEKLNDFLRHTLTGRQGSAEEVAEAVIYLAGPAARYHTGQTLKLDGGFLR, from the coding sequence ATGACCTTTCGTGATCACGTCGTTGTGGTTACAGGGGTATCACGGGGCATAGGGCGGGCCATAGCGCTGAGATTTATTGCAGAGGGAGCCATTGTGGCAGGCATTTATGTCAGGGATGACGCTGCAGCGGACCGGCTAACAGAAGCGGTGAGTGCAGCAGGCGGACGGATGCGGTTGTTCAAGGGCTCTGTTGCGGACCATGCTTTTGTAGCGGATGTGATGAAAGAGGTATTTGATACATTTGGCCGTGTGGATGTCCTGATCAATAATGCCGGAAGATCGAGCGACCAGATGGCACTGCGGATGGAAGAGCAACAGTGGAATGAGGTGCTGGACACCAATTATGTTGGTGCCTGTTATTGCTCACAGGAGGCGGTCAGCTACATGGTTCTTCAGGACAGTGGAAGCATTATCAACCTGGTGTCGGTGAGCGGTATATATGGGCGGGAAGGTCAAAGCAATTATGCAGCTTCCAAAGGGGCTTTGATGGGGCTGACGAAGTTATATGCCCGCCTCTATGCATCACACAACATTCAGGTCAGTGCCATCGCACCAGGTATGATTGATACCGAGATGACGGAGGAGGTGTCGCAAGAGAAGCTGAATGATTTTCTGCGCCACACCCTCACCGGAAGGCAAGGGTCTGCGGAAGAGGTAGCTGAAGCGGTGATATACCTCGCAGGACCTGCGGCACGTTATCATACCGGACAGACATTAAAACTGGATGGCGGCTTTTTGCGTTAA
- a CDS encoding response regulator transcription factor: protein MTKILVVDDDVHIRELITLFLRNEGFEIVVAKDGAEALEIVGKSHIDLVILDIMMPRLDGWELCREIRRMDLNMPLLMVTVKGESAQKVKGFQLGTDDYLTKPFDPLELVMRVKALLKRYLIVSSQTIQLGGIMLNRRSFQVIRGEETINLPLKEFELLFMLANQPGQIFTREQLIIKIWGSDYEGDDRTVDVHIKRLREKFAGDAHHFQIETARSLGYRLVIT from the coding sequence ATGACCAAAATCCTAGTTGTGGATGACGATGTGCATATTCGTGAGCTGATTACCTTGTTTTTGCGTAATGAAGGATTCGAGATTGTGGTAGCTAAGGACGGTGCGGAAGCACTGGAGATTGTGGGGAAATCCCATATCGATCTGGTTATCCTTGATATTATGATGCCGCGATTGGATGGATGGGAATTATGCAGGGAGATCCGGCGTATGGATCTGAATATGCCATTGCTAATGGTCACGGTAAAAGGAGAATCGGCCCAGAAAGTAAAGGGGTTTCAGTTGGGAACAGACGATTATTTAACAAAACCCTTTGATCCGCTTGAACTTGTGATGCGAGTGAAAGCTTTGCTGAAACGTTACTTGATTGTCTCCTCCCAGACCATTCAACTAGGGGGCATTATGCTGAATCGACGCAGCTTTCAAGTGATTCGTGGAGAGGAAACAATCAATTTGCCTTTAAAGGAGTTCGAATTGCTGTTCATGCTGGCGAACCAGCCTGGGCAGATTTTTACCCGAGAACAGTTAATCATCAAGATCTGGGGGAGTGATTACGAAGGGGATGACCGGACAGTTGATGTTCATATCAAGCGACTAAGGGAAAAATTCGCTGGTGATGCACACCATTTTCAGATTGAAACGGCCCGCAGTCTGGGCTACCGGTTAGTCATCACATGA